A single genomic interval of Helianthus annuus cultivar XRQ/B chromosome 13, HanXRQr2.0-SUNRISE, whole genome shotgun sequence harbors:
- the LOC110898703 gene encoding uncharacterized protein LOC110898703 isoform X2, with product MEHYMQTFLQKFRHLKIQLEDITSATNNFNDNPIGVGGFGNVYKGEVSHPDGRSVVAIKRLDSTRGQGAPEFLKELTMLSEYKHENVISLLGFCCEKSEMILVYEHASRGSLDRYLNSPYLTWSQRIKICLDAAKGLHYLHDPRETHRRLIHCDVKSGNILLDEEWNAKVSDLGLSVIGSANEQHSLIVTLAAGTPGYIDPLYRMTHTLTKESDVYSFGVVLFEVLCGRLSCTYSNNRVQQNLLPTWIESYEQKQLSEIVFKSPTIKPMHQGSLKTFSDIVYQCLKISREDRPKMTEVVTELETALIIQELSEGKLPCFINDETSPQNFSSKVKLWELLCEGVLINDGKTWLSLNKKGELCEMISIAECLGSDVKSYDFSSRYNSRYKLQGETESSISHLAYEREDGWWMCELYHFTCDRRTVELQILFEDFLTSPYSYSIKVEGIEFQPLEKVEHIGEKQPISDSDANWEEKLPADYEDIMKRSENSVQWTTKEEAYAIIRKGFLISDDKMKCIWFSLDNNGKKCHMISSTKIDIRSSHRKIRQLPESRFGEAVQLLDSDYMFIETEVQSQLVSSETTYACYLVYKTPKDQSRFVAPMEVKDRKCDSWYIYLASPQTPIIRTKAGQNTHNPVNRPKIKGIPQQRNDGWIEVQIWELRAANTMNMELMMGVSGTKKISRLIIEGIEFRPI from the exons ATGGAGCATTACATGCAGACATTCTTGCAGAAGTTTCGACATCTTAAAATCCAACTAGAAGATATAACATCAGCCACCAACAACTTCAACGATAACCCTATTGGAGTTGGTGGTTTTGGGAATGTTTATAAAGGAGAAGTGTCTCACCCTGATGGGCGTAGCGTGGTCGCTATTAAACGTCTTGATAGTACACGTGGACAAGGGGCACCTGAATTCTTGAAAGAGTTAACGATGCTTTCTGAGTACAAGCATGAAAATGTTATTTCTCTTTTGGGATTTTGTTGCGAAAAGAGTGAGATGATCCTGGTGTACGAGCATGCATCACGTGGAAGCCTTGATCGCTATTTAAATTCCCCTTATCTCACGTGGTCACAACGTATCAAGATATGCCTTGATGCCGCGAAGGGACTACACTACCTACATGATCCAAGGGAGACACACCGGAGACTTATCCATTGTGATGTAAAAAGTGGCAACATCCTTCTCGATGAGGAATGGAACGCTAAAGTTTCTGACCTTGGGCTATCAGTAATTGGGTCAGCTAATGAGCAGCACTCACTTATTGTCACCCTGGCAGCAGGTACCCCGGGATACATTGACCCGCTGTATCGGATGACACACACTTTAACAAAAGAATCAGACGTATACTCCTTTGGTGTGGTCCTGTTTGAAGTTTTATGTGGGCGATTATCCTGTACATATAGCAACAATCGTGTTCAGCAGAATTTATTACCCACGTGGATTGAAAGCTATGAACAGAAGCAGTTAAGTGAAATCGTTTTTAAAAGTCCGACTATTAAACCAATGCATCAGGGTTCTCTAAAAACATTTTCAGACATTGTATATCAATGTTTGAAGATATCTCGTGAAGATCGGCCAAAGATGACTGAGGTTGTGACAGAACTTGAGACTGCACTCATCATTCAAGAGCTTAGTGAAGGGAAGTTGCCGTGTTTTATCAACGATGAGACTTCTCCTCAGAATTTCAGTTCCAAAGTTAAATTGTGGGAACTTCTGTGTGAAGGGGTCCTCATTAACGACGGCAAAACG TGGCTTTCATTAAATAAGAAGGGAGAACTTTGTGAGATGATATCTATTGCAGAATGTTTGGGTTCGGATGTCAAGAGTTACGACTTCTCGTCTCGATATAATTCAAG ATACAAATTACAAGGGGAGACAGAGAGTTCAATATCACACCTGGCGTATGAGAGAGAAGATGGATGGTGGATGTGTGAATTGTATCACTTTACTTGTGACCGCAGAACAGTTGAGCTTCAAATTTTGTTTGAAGACTTCCTTACTTCTCCTTATAGTTATAGCATAAAAGTAGAAGGCATCGAATTTCAGCCCTTGGAGAAA GTGGAACATATAGGTGAGAAGCAACCCATATCAGATTCGGATGCAAATTGGGAAGAAAAATTGCCAGCTGATTATGAGGACATAATGAAAAGGTCAGAAAATAGTGTGCAATGGACAACCAAGGAGGAAGCATATGCAATTATTCGCAAAGGCTTCTTAATCAGTGACGACAAAATGAAATGCATT TGGTTTTCTCTTGACAACAATGGAAAAAAATGTCATATGATATCATCAACAAAGATTGACATACGGAGCTCACACAGGAAAATAAGGCAATTACCCGAATCAAG ATTTGGAGAAGCTGTTCAGTTGTTGGATTCTGACTATATGTTTATCGAGACTGAAGTCCAGTCCCAACTAGTATCATCTGAAACAACATATGCATGTTACCTTGTCTACAAAACACCAAAAGACCAATCTAGATTTGTGGCTCCTATGGAAGTGAAAGATAGAAAATGTGATTCTTGGTATATCTATTTAGCAAGTCCTCAAACCCCAATTATTCGAACAAAAGCTGGTCAAAACACCCACAACCCAGTCAATAGGCCGAAAATAAAAGGCATTCCACAACAAAGAAATGATGGATGGATTGAAGTGCAAATCTGGGAATTGCGAGCTGCTAATACAATGAACATGGAACTTATGATGGGTGTTTCCGGCACGAAGAAGATTAGTAGACTTATTATTGAAGGCATTGAGTTTAGACCTATATAA
- the LOC110898703 gene encoding uncharacterized protein LOC110898703 isoform X1 yields the protein MEHYMQTFLQKFRHLKIQLEDITSATNNFNDNPIGVGGFGNVYKGEVSHPDGRSVVAIKRLDSTRGQGAPEFLKELTMLSEYKHENVISLLGFCCEKSEMILVYEHASRGSLDRYLNSPYLTWSQRIKICLDAAKGLHYLHDPRETHRRLIHCDVKSGNILLDEEWNAKVSDLGLSVIGSANEQHSLIVTLAAGTPGYIDPLYRMTHTLTKESDVYSFGVVLFEVLCGRLSCTYSNNRVQQNLLPTWIESYEQKQLSEIVFKSPTIKPMHQGSLKTFSDIVYQCLKISREDRPKMTEVVTELETALIIQELSEGKLPCFINDETSPQNFSSKVKLWELLCEGVLINDGKTWLSLNKKGELCEMISIAECLGSDVKSYDFSSRYNSRYKLQGETESSISHLAYEREDGWWMCELYHFTCDRRTVELQILFEDFLTSPYSYSIKVEGIEFQPLEKVEHIGEKQPISDSDANWEEKLPADYEDIMKRSENSVQWTTKEEAYAIIRKGFLISDDKMKCIEPVFFFGSGPRHFQIFSKTTDIWFSLDNNGKKCHMISSTKIDIRSSHRKIRQLPESRFGEAVQLLDSDYMFIETEVQSQLVSSETTYACYLVYKTPKDQSRFVAPMEVKDRKCDSWYIYLASPQTPIIRTKAGQNTHNPVNRPKIKGIPQQRNDGWIEVQIWELRAANTMNMELMMGVSGTKKISRLIIEGIEFRPI from the exons ATGGAGCATTACATGCAGACATTCTTGCAGAAGTTTCGACATCTTAAAATCCAACTAGAAGATATAACATCAGCCACCAACAACTTCAACGATAACCCTATTGGAGTTGGTGGTTTTGGGAATGTTTATAAAGGAGAAGTGTCTCACCCTGATGGGCGTAGCGTGGTCGCTATTAAACGTCTTGATAGTACACGTGGACAAGGGGCACCTGAATTCTTGAAAGAGTTAACGATGCTTTCTGAGTACAAGCATGAAAATGTTATTTCTCTTTTGGGATTTTGTTGCGAAAAGAGTGAGATGATCCTGGTGTACGAGCATGCATCACGTGGAAGCCTTGATCGCTATTTAAATTCCCCTTATCTCACGTGGTCACAACGTATCAAGATATGCCTTGATGCCGCGAAGGGACTACACTACCTACATGATCCAAGGGAGACACACCGGAGACTTATCCATTGTGATGTAAAAAGTGGCAACATCCTTCTCGATGAGGAATGGAACGCTAAAGTTTCTGACCTTGGGCTATCAGTAATTGGGTCAGCTAATGAGCAGCACTCACTTATTGTCACCCTGGCAGCAGGTACCCCGGGATACATTGACCCGCTGTATCGGATGACACACACTTTAACAAAAGAATCAGACGTATACTCCTTTGGTGTGGTCCTGTTTGAAGTTTTATGTGGGCGATTATCCTGTACATATAGCAACAATCGTGTTCAGCAGAATTTATTACCCACGTGGATTGAAAGCTATGAACAGAAGCAGTTAAGTGAAATCGTTTTTAAAAGTCCGACTATTAAACCAATGCATCAGGGTTCTCTAAAAACATTTTCAGACATTGTATATCAATGTTTGAAGATATCTCGTGAAGATCGGCCAAAGATGACTGAGGTTGTGACAGAACTTGAGACTGCACTCATCATTCAAGAGCTTAGTGAAGGGAAGTTGCCGTGTTTTATCAACGATGAGACTTCTCCTCAGAATTTCAGTTCCAAAGTTAAATTGTGGGAACTTCTGTGTGAAGGGGTCCTCATTAACGACGGCAAAACG TGGCTTTCATTAAATAAGAAGGGAGAACTTTGTGAGATGATATCTATTGCAGAATGTTTGGGTTCGGATGTCAAGAGTTACGACTTCTCGTCTCGATATAATTCAAG ATACAAATTACAAGGGGAGACAGAGAGTTCAATATCACACCTGGCGTATGAGAGAGAAGATGGATGGTGGATGTGTGAATTGTATCACTTTACTTGTGACCGCAGAACAGTTGAGCTTCAAATTTTGTTTGAAGACTTCCTTACTTCTCCTTATAGTTATAGCATAAAAGTAGAAGGCATCGAATTTCAGCCCTTGGAGAAA GTGGAACATATAGGTGAGAAGCAACCCATATCAGATTCGGATGCAAATTGGGAAGAAAAATTGCCAGCTGATTATGAGGACATAATGAAAAGGTCAGAAAATAGTGTGCAATGGACAACCAAGGAGGAAGCATATGCAATTATTCGCAAAGGCTTCTTAATCAGTGACGACAAAATGAAATGCATT GAGCCCGTATTTTTTTTTGGATCTGGCCCCAGACATTTTCAAATATTTTCGAAGACGACCGATATT TGGTTTTCTCTTGACAACAATGGAAAAAAATGTCATATGATATCATCAACAAAGATTGACATACGGAGCTCACACAGGAAAATAAGGCAATTACCCGAATCAAG ATTTGGAGAAGCTGTTCAGTTGTTGGATTCTGACTATATGTTTATCGAGACTGAAGTCCAGTCCCAACTAGTATCATCTGAAACAACATATGCATGTTACCTTGTCTACAAAACACCAAAAGACCAATCTAGATTTGTGGCTCCTATGGAAGTGAAAGATAGAAAATGTGATTCTTGGTATATCTATTTAGCAAGTCCTCAAACCCCAATTATTCGAACAAAAGCTGGTCAAAACACCCACAACCCAGTCAATAGGCCGAAAATAAAAGGCATTCCACAACAAAGAAATGATGGATGGATTGAAGTGCAAATCTGGGAATTGCGAGCTGCTAATACAATGAACATGGAACTTATGATGGGTGTTTCCGGCACGAAGAAGATTAGTAGACTTATTATTGAAGGCATTGAGTTTAGACCTATATAA